GCTGCGGAGAAGCTCCACCATCTCGTTCAGCGTGATGCCGTACGCCTGCGCGGCGGCGCGCGTGGCGAGCAATGGAAGCAGCAGGGCGCAGAGCGTCAGTGTGCGGCGGATCATGTTTCGGATTCGGGGGATGGACGGCGGAGATGCCGCGGATGCCGTGCGTCGGGTGTTTCGAGGAGAGCAGAATCATCGCTCCCCCAACGGCGTACATCAAGAGGAGGCGTTTCGGGTTCTCCGTACGCGGGGGCGAGTGGCGGGTTTCACGTTGAGCGACCGAAGCTTGGGCGTTGCGAGGGAAGGAGATGCGACGTCCGCATCGCATCTGCCGAAACGGAAGCGGCCCGGCGGAGAGCTCCGCCGGGCCGTTCCACATCTACCGAAATCCGGACGAAGGCGCCGGGGATGCGATCCGGGTTCCCCCGCCGTCAGTTCGCCGGGCCGCCGATGACCATCGGCTTCACGTCCTCGATGGCAGGGTTGGCCAGGCCATGCTTCTTGTTCATGTAGTAGTTCGCGACGCGGGCGGCGAGCGGCGCGGCGCTCTGCGAGCCGTGGCCGCCGAACTCCACGACCGCGGCGACGACGACCTCGGGCTGCCCGCCGTGGGGGGAGGCGAAGCCGGTGAACCAGGCGTGGGGATGGTCCGCGTCCTGGGCGTTCTGCGCCGTGCCCGTCTTGCCGTACAGCGTCCAGTTGTCCAGCGCCACCGCCGCCGCCGTGCCGCCGTCCTCCACCACGCGCGCCATGCCCTCGCGCACGGTCGCAAGCGTGGGCCCGCTCACGTGCAGGTCGGTCTCAAGCGGCGCAGGGGCGCCCATCACCACGTGCGGCGCGCGCGCGGTGCCGTTGGCCGCCAGGGCGCTGAAGAACTGCGCCATCCGCAGCGGCGTCTGCGAGTTGGGGCCCTGGCCGATGGACAGGTTCATCACCTCGCTGGGCGGCGGCCGCCAGCCGAAGTGGTGCACGTACCACTCGCGGCCCGACGGGAAGCTGCCCGCGCGCTCGCCCGGCAGGTCCATCCCCGTCTTCCGCGCGAAGCCCAGACGCGTGCCCTCGCCCGTGAGCGTCTCGATTCCCAGCAGGATGCCCAGCTGGTAGAAGTACACGTTGCACGACGCGGCGATGGCGTTCACCAGGTTCAGCGAGCCGTGCCCGTCGCGCTTGTCGCAGCGCGAGTAGCGGCCCGCGAAGGTCATCCCGCCAGTGCACGCCAGCGGCATCACGCTCTTCTCGGGCGTGATCACGCCGCGGTTCAGGCCGATGATGGCCGTCGCCAGCTTCCACGTGGACCCCGGCGGATAGATGCCCACCATCGCGCGGTTCAGCAGCGGGCGCGAGTCGCCCGCGTTCAGCCCGCGCCACACCTGCGGGTCGATACGGCCCGTGAGCAGGTTGGGGTCGTAGCTGGGGTTGGAGTACATCGCCAGCACCTCGCCGGTGCCGGGCACCATCGCCACGATGGCTCCGCGCATGTTGGCGGGGAAGATGGCGCGCGCGTAGCGCTGGAGGTCCAGGTCCAGCGTGAGCCGCACGTCGGCCCCGGCCTTGGGGGGCGTGGTGAGCTGGCTGGCGAAGCGGCCCACCACCTTGCCGCGCGCGTCCACCTCCACGTAGCGCGCGCCCTGCGTGCCGCCCAGCCGCCGCTCGTACTGGCGCTCCACGCCGCCCTTGCCGATGTGCTGCCCGCTGCGGAAGCCGGTCCACGCCGGGCTCTCGAGCTCGCGGTCGTTGATCTCGCCCACGTAGCCCACCACGTGCGCCACCGCGTCGCCGTACGGATAGCGGCGGATGGGGTGCGGCTCCAGGACTATGCCGGAGATGCGGCCGCGCCGCTCTTCCAGCTTCGACACCTGCCCGAACGTGAGCGCGTCCGAGACCAGCACGGG
The window above is part of the Longimicrobiaceae bacterium genome. Proteins encoded here:
- the mrdA gene encoding penicillin-binding protein 2 → MSPANPFHPHSRRRRAVHATMAIAVALGCLGAAFFRTQIVRNSEFVLRADDNRFRVVPIPAPRGTIFDRNGKVVAETVTGYSLSIEPGPRDSVRARLEPLRQVLGLDSAAVEEVMARAGKRSIHPVLVSDALTFGQVSKLEERRGRISGIVLEPHPIRRYPYGDAVAHVVGYVGEINDRELESPAWTGFRSGQHIGKGGVERQYERRLGGTQGARYVEVDARGKVVGRFASQLTTPPKAGADVRLTLDLDLQRYARAIFPANMRGAIVAMVPGTGEVLAMYSNPSYDPNLLTGRIDPQVWRGLNAGDSRPLLNRAMVGIYPPGSTWKLATAIIGLNRGVITPEKSVMPLACTGGMTFAGRYSRCDKRDGHGSLNLVNAIAASCNVYFYQLGILLGIETLTGEGTRLGFARKTGMDLPGERAGSFPSGREWYVHHFGWRPPPSEVMNLSIGQGPNSQTPLRMAQFFSALAANGTARAPHVVMGAPAPLETDLHVSGPTLATVREGMARVVEDGGTAAAVALDNWTLYGKTGTAQNAQDADHPHAWFTGFASPHGGQPEVVVAAVVEFGGHGSQSAAPLAARVANYYMNKKHGLANPAIEDVKPMVIGGPAN